DNA sequence from the Candidatus Nanopelagicales bacterium genome:
CGGACGCCCGCTTGGACTTCTCCAGAGCGGCCTCGAACTTCGATCCGTCGATGCCCAGGACAGTCTTGCCGAACATCTGCATCAAGCGCCGGTACGAGTCCCAGGCGAAGTGCTCGTTGCCGGCCTGTCGCGCCAGACCGACGACGCTTTCGTCGTTCAGGCCAATGTCCAAAACGGTCTCCATCATGCCCGGCATCGAGAACTTCGCTCCCGAGCGAACCGACACCAGCAGGGGATCATCAGCGTCGCCGAGCTTGCGGCCGACCTGCTTCTCCAAGTGCTTGAGCGCTTCACGAACCTGCGCGGTCATCTCGGGCGGTTCGTCCCCGCTGGCCAAGTACACGCGGCAGGCATCAGTAGTGATGGTGAAGCCGTGCGGGACCGGAATCCCCAGCCTGGCCATCTCGGCAAGATTCGCGCCCTTGCCTCCCAGCAGGTCCTTGAGTTCCTTGCCGCCCTCGGAGAAGGGATAGACGTACTTGCCATCGACTGGCTTCACAGGTCCGGACTTGCCTGCTTTGGGGGTCATTCTCGCCATCCTTTTGTCGGTTGTCGCCCATACTTGCAAAGACGGCGCCGCGATGCCGCCCGACCCCGTCTTACGCGGTTCTGGATTCGAGCCAACCTTCCGGCAGGATGACCCGGCGCGCACCCGAGCTGCGACCTCGACGCCCGCTGGCAAGTCTGGCGGACTGGTCAGTGTCAATTCCGGCGATCATGCGATCCACGTCGGCCAGGGACTCGACCATCCCCAGGCCCTGCCGGATTCCCCCGCTCACCCGGAACCCCTTGAAGTACCACGCGTGGTGCTTGCGGATCTCACGGGACCCGACGTGCTCCCCGAAGTAGGCCATCAGTAGCTCGGCGTGACGACGGTACATGGCGACGACCTCAGCCAAATCCGGGTCCGGGCGAACTGGGAGCCCAGCGAAAGCGTCTGAGAGCTGACCGAACAACCATGGTCGGCCAAGACACCCCCGGCCGATGACGACACCGTCGCAACCGGTTTGCTCCATGACGGCCAGCGCGTCTGCCGCGCTCCAGATATCGCCATTGCCGAGCACCGGTGTGCCGGTCGGCGCCAGCAGTTCCTTGAGCCGGGCGATCGCCTCCCAGTCAGCCCGCCCACCGTAGTACTGCTCCGCGGTTCTGGCGTGAAGCGCGACCCAGGCGACCCCAGATTCGGCGGCTACGCGCCCTGCCTCCAGGTACGTCAGGTGCTGGGAGTCGATGCCCATGCGCATCTTGACCGATACCGGGAACCGGCCGCGGGCAGCGTCGACAGCGGACGACACGACCTGGCGGAACAGGTCGGACTTCCACGGCAGGGCAGCACCTCCACCTTTGCGTGTCACCTTGCGCGCTGGACATCCGAAGTTCAGGTCGACGTGATCTGCCAAGTCCTGTTCCCTGATCCGCGTGACTGCCCGCGCCATGACTCCAGGGTCGGTCGAGTACAGCTGCAGCGATCTGGGCCGCTCTTCATGTCCGAACGTCATCAGCCTCCGGCTCTTTGGGTCATCCTCAACGAGTGCCCGAGCCGTCACCATTTCCGAGACGAACAGTCCCGCCCCCTGCTCGCGGCACAGACGCCTGAACGCCAGATTCGTTACCCCGGCCATCGGAGCGAGCACAACGGGCGGATCTACGACAACGCCTCCGACCACCAGCGGCAACTTCATGCGGCCATTGTCCGGCATCGCCGTGACGGCTCAGTTGGACCGCATGCGGAATGCGTGAACCACCGGGTACTGATCCCAGTCGCCCTGATACCCGTTCAACTGCTGCAGATACAAGGTGCGTGTCTGCGAGTCGTATGCCGCGCCCGTGATTCTTCGGACGGCGCCGGTGTCGGCTCCCTGCGCCGCGCCGGTCGCCGGATACGTCACTTTCGCGATCTGGACGGGCCGCACATCCCAGGGCTTGTCGCGACCCCGGGCCACGTCCGCGAGATCGGAGGGGTCGTAGACGTACCAGTAGGGCTCGTAGCCCCCGGTCTGGATTCCGCCGTTCTCGTAGGCGATTCGACCGAGGTTCAGCTCCGCGAAGAAGATCACTCCCTTTCGCCCAGGTTCGTTGATCCAGATCGCCGCACCTTCGATCGAGTCACCCGGCGCCCAGAATCCTCGCCTGCCTTCTGGACTGCGCCCCCAGTACAGCGACGGCTCGACCCAGTAGTTCGTAGGACGCACTGCCCAGTCGTCGGAGCGTTCCACCGCCGCCGGATGCACCAGCAGCGGCAGGGGTTTGAAAACGCCGCCATTTCCCGACGGAGCGTTGATCGCGTACAGGGTTGGCCCCATGCTCCCCTCGCCGATGATCGAGTAGTAGCCACCGAAACCCACGCCGAGGTCCCTGCCACCCAAGTGACGGTCCGCGAACGTCTTCGGGATTGCCAGGGTTCCCCCGCGGACGCGCTGGGCGTGGGTCGCGTTTCCATCGTTGGTTCGCCACGGACCTCGCGCTGAGATCGTTCCCCCGGAGTAGTCGGAGTAGCCGAAGACGTGATCGTTGCTCACGTCCGCGTTGTAGACGTGACCGAAGCTCCAGTAGAGCCGACTCGTCCGGGAATCGAAGAACAGCCCGTGCGTCC
Encoded proteins:
- the dusB gene encoding tRNA dihydrouridine synthase DusB, with product MKLPLVVGGVVVDPPVVLAPMAGVTNLAFRRLCREQGAGLFVSEMVTARALVEDDPKSRRLMTFGHEERPRSLQLYSTDPGVMARAVTRIREQDLADHVDLNFGCPARKVTRKGGGAALPWKSDLFRQVVSSAVDAARGRFPVSVKMRMGIDSQHLTYLEAGRVAAESGVAWVALHARTAEQYYGGRADWEAIARLKELLAPTGTPVLGNGDIWSAADALAVMEQTGCDGVVIGRGCLGRPWLFGQLSDAFAGLPVRPDPDLAEVVAMYRRHAELLMAYFGEHVGSREIRKHHAWYFKGFRVSGGIRQGLGMVESLADVDRMIAGIDTDQSARLASGRRGRSSGARRVILPEGWLESRTA